The following are encoded in a window of Kitasatospora sp. NBC_01250 genomic DNA:
- the yajC gene encoding preprotein translocase subunit YajC: MQLIILLLPIAAIFLMFRSQKKRQAQAQQMQSAMEPGSAVRTIGGMYAQVKSINDSTVELEIAPGVVAHFAKSAIAAVIDPQEYDEIINGRPEEDESVELADDESVEEIDAIEADSLEDAREQESISLAKADGDKPAAK; encoded by the coding sequence GTGCAACTCATCATTCTTCTCCTCCCGATCGCCGCGATCTTCCTGATGTTCCGATCGCAGAAGAAGCGGCAGGCGCAGGCCCAGCAGATGCAGTCGGCCATGGAGCCGGGCTCGGCGGTGCGCACCATCGGCGGCATGTACGCGCAGGTCAAGTCGATCAACGACAGCACCGTGGAGCTGGAGATCGCTCCCGGCGTGGTGGCCCACTTCGCCAAGAGCGCGATCGCCGCGGTGATCGACCCGCAGGAGTACGACGAGATCATCAACGGCCGTCCCGAGGAGGACGAGTCCGTCGAGCTCGCCGATGACGAGTCCGTCGAGGAGATCGACGCCATCGAGGCCGACTCCCTCGAGGACGCGCGCGAGCAGGAGAGCATCAGCCTGGCGAAGGCCGACGGCGACAAGCCCGCAGCCAAGTAG
- the ruvB gene encoding Holliday junction branch migration DNA helicase RuvB, whose translation MSPYDSDPEGRLVAAAADDADQAVEAALRPKLLDEFIGQERVREQLSLVLRAARKRGAAPDHVLLSGPPGLGKTTLSMIIAAELNAPIRITSGPAIQHAGDLAAILSSLTEGEVLFLDEIHRMSRPAEEMLYMAMEDFRVDVIVGKGPGATAIPLELPPFTLVGATTRAGLLPPPLRDRFGFTGHMEFYAPAELERVVHRSAALLDVEIDPVGAAEIAGRSRGTPRIANRLLRRVRDYAQVEHDGRITRQIAAKALAVYEVDERGLDRLDRAVLDALLRLFGGGPVGLSTLAVAVGEESETVEEVAEPFLVREGLLARTPRGRIATAAAWQHLGLTPPPQSQSGRSGVPGQQNFFASEPVSGPGAQESAED comes from the coding sequence ATGAGCCCGTACGACTCCGATCCCGAAGGCCGGCTGGTGGCAGCCGCTGCCGACGACGCGGACCAGGCGGTCGAGGCGGCGCTGCGTCCCAAGCTGCTGGACGAGTTCATCGGCCAGGAGCGAGTGCGCGAGCAGCTCTCGCTGGTGCTGCGGGCCGCCCGCAAGCGCGGTGCGGCGCCCGACCACGTGCTGCTCAGTGGCCCGCCCGGGCTCGGCAAGACCACCCTGTCGATGATCATCGCGGCCGAGCTGAACGCGCCGATCCGGATCACCTCGGGCCCGGCCATCCAGCACGCCGGCGACCTGGCCGCGATCCTCTCCTCGCTGACCGAGGGCGAGGTGCTCTTCCTCGACGAGATCCACCGGATGTCGCGGCCCGCCGAGGAGATGCTCTACATGGCGATGGAGGACTTCCGGGTCGACGTGATCGTCGGCAAGGGTCCGGGCGCCACCGCGATCCCGCTGGAGCTGCCGCCCTTCACCCTGGTCGGCGCCACCACCCGGGCCGGACTGCTGCCGCCGCCGCTGCGCGACCGTTTCGGCTTCACCGGGCACATGGAGTTCTACGCGCCCGCCGAGCTGGAGCGGGTGGTGCACCGGTCGGCCGCGCTCCTGGACGTGGAGATCGATCCGGTCGGCGCCGCCGAGATCGCCGGACGCTCCCGGGGCACGCCGCGCATCGCCAACCGGCTGCTGCGCCGGGTGCGCGACTACGCGCAGGTGGAGCACGACGGGCGGATCACCCGGCAGATCGCCGCCAAGGCCCTCGCGGTCTACGAGGTGGACGAGCGTGGTCTGGACCGGTTGGACCGGGCGGTGCTGGACGCGCTGCTGCGGCTGTTCGGCGGCGGCCCGGTGGGCCTGTCCACGCTGGCCGTCGCGGTGGGGGAGGAGTCCGAGACGGTCGAGGAGGTCGCCGAGCCGTTCCTGGTCCGCGAGGGCCTGCTGGCCCGCACCCCGCGCGGGCGGATCGCCACCGCGGCGGCCTGGCAGCACCTGGGCCTGACCCCGCCGCCGCAGTCGCAGTCCGGCCGCTCGGGAGTGCCGGGGCAGCAGAACTTCTTCGCGTCCGAACCGGTCTCCGGACCGGGTGCGCAGGAATCCGCCGAGGACTGA
- the ruvA gene encoding Holliday junction branch migration protein RuvA, with translation MIAFVQGPVAALAPGSAVVEVGGVGLALQCTPNTLAALRLGEPARLATSLVVREDSLTLYGFADEDERATFEVLQAAPGVGPRLAQAMLGVHSPEALRVAVAGGDERALIKVPGIGKAKAAKLLLEYKDKLGHPHGTVVPAQQPAAAGPAPWSEQLHAALVGLGYAPREADEAVLAVTPEAEAQPRTDVGALLKAALRSLNRTR, from the coding sequence GTGATCGCCTTCGTCCAGGGCCCGGTTGCCGCCCTCGCCCCCGGCAGTGCCGTCGTCGAGGTGGGCGGCGTGGGGCTCGCGCTGCAGTGCACCCCGAACACGCTGGCCGCGCTGCGCCTCGGCGAGCCGGCCAGGCTGGCCACCTCGCTGGTGGTCCGGGAGGACTCGCTGACCCTCTACGGCTTCGCGGACGAGGACGAGCGGGCCACCTTCGAGGTGCTGCAGGCCGCCCCCGGGGTCGGACCGCGGCTGGCGCAGGCGATGCTCGGGGTGCACAGCCCCGAGGCGCTGCGGGTCGCGGTGGCCGGCGGGGACGAGCGGGCCCTGATCAAGGTGCCCGGCATCGGCAAGGCCAAGGCGGCCAAGCTGCTGCTGGAGTACAAGGACAAGCTCGGCCACCCGCACGGCACCGTGGTCCCCGCGCAGCAACCGGCCGCCGCCGGCCCCGCGCCGTGGAGCGAGCAGCTGCACGCGGCCCTGGTCGGCCTCGGCTACGCGCCGCGCGAGGCGGACGAGGCGGTGCTCGCGGTCACGCCGGAGGCCGAGGCGCAGCCGCGCACCGACGTCGGTGCGCTGCTCAAGGCCGCGCTGCGCAGCCTGAACCGCACCCGCTGA
- the ruvC gene encoding crossover junction endodeoxyribonuclease RuvC yields the protein MRVLGVDPGLTRCGVGVVDGAPGRPLRMVGVGVVRTPAEEEVPRRLLAIEEGLESWLDAHRPDIVAIERVFAQHNVRTVMGTAQASAVAMLCAARRGLPVVLHTPSEVKAAVTGSGRADKAQVTAMVTRLLRLDAPPKPADAADALALSICHIWRGAASGRIAAALAATTTSARQVPKEYRA from the coding sequence GTGCGGGTGCTGGGCGTGGACCCTGGGCTGACCAGGTGCGGCGTCGGCGTGGTCGACGGCGCGCCGGGCCGGCCGCTGCGGATGGTCGGGGTCGGCGTGGTGCGCACCCCGGCCGAGGAGGAGGTCCCGCGCCGGCTGCTGGCGATCGAGGAGGGGCTGGAGAGCTGGCTCGACGCCCACCGGCCCGACATCGTGGCCATCGAGCGGGTCTTCGCCCAGCACAACGTGCGCACCGTGATGGGCACCGCGCAGGCCAGCGCGGTCGCCATGCTCTGCGCCGCCCGGCGCGGCCTGCCGGTGGTGCTGCACACCCCCAGTGAGGTCAAGGCCGCCGTCACCGGCTCGGGCCGGGCCGACAAGGCGCAGGTCACCGCGATGGTGACCAGGCTGCTGCGGCTGGACGCGCCTCCCAAGCCGGCCGACGCCGCGGACGCGCTGGCGCTGTCGATCTGCCACATCTGGCGCGGCGCGGCGAGCGGCAGGATCGCCGCCGCGCTGGCCGCCACAACCACTTCCGCCCGTCAGGTTCCCAAGGAGTACCGCGCGTGA
- a CDS encoding YebC/PmpR family DNA-binding transcriptional regulator, producing the protein MSGHSKWATTKHKKAVIDAKRGKLFAKMIKNIEVAARTGGGDPAGNPTLYDAIQKAKKSSVPIDNINRAVKRGSGAEAGGADYSTIMYEGYGPNGVAVLIECLTDNRNRAASDVRVAMTRNGGSMADPGSVSYLFNRKGVVIVPKSDGVDEDKVLDIVLEAGAEEVNDLGDTFEVISEATDMVAVRTALVDAGLDYDSADANFVPSMQVELDVDGARKIFKLIDALEDSDDVQNVFANFDISDEVGAQLDAE; encoded by the coding sequence ATGTCCGGCCACTCTAAGTGGGCTACCACCAAGCACAAGAAGGCCGTGATCGACGCCAAGCGCGGCAAGCTCTTCGCCAAGATGATCAAGAACATCGAGGTGGCGGCGCGCACCGGCGGCGGTGACCCGGCCGGCAACCCGACGCTCTACGACGCCATCCAGAAGGCCAAGAAGAGCTCGGTCCCGATCGACAACATCAACCGCGCGGTCAAGCGCGGTTCGGGTGCCGAGGCCGGCGGGGCCGACTACTCGACGATCATGTACGAGGGCTACGGCCCCAACGGCGTCGCGGTGCTGATCGAGTGCCTCACCGACAACCGCAACCGCGCCGCCTCCGACGTGCGCGTGGCGATGACCCGCAACGGCGGTTCGATGGCCGACCCGGGCTCGGTGTCGTACCTGTTCAACCGCAAGGGCGTGGTGATCGTCCCGAAGAGCGACGGCGTGGACGAGGACAAGGTCCTGGACATCGTCCTCGAGGCCGGCGCCGAGGAGGTCAACGACCTCGGCGACACCTTCGAGGTGATCTCCGAGGCGACCGACATGGTCGCGGTGCGCACCGCGCTCGTCGACGCCGGTCTCGACTACGACTCGGCCGACGCCAACTTCGTGCCCAGCATGCAGGTCGAGCTGGACGTGGACGGCGCCCGCAAGATCTTCAAGCTGATCGACGCGCTGGAGGACAGCGACGACGTGCAGAACGTCTTCGCCAACTTCGACATCTCCGACGAGGTGGGTGCGCAGCTCGACGCCGAGTGA
- the pdxT gene encoding pyridoxal 5'-phosphate synthase glutaminase subunit PdxT — protein sequence MSSSTPVIGVLALQGDVREHLIALAEADALARPVRRAEELAEVDALVIPGGESTTMSNLALAFGLMEPLRARVAAGMPVYGSCAGMIMLAEKILDGREDQQSVGGIDMTVRRNAFGRQNESFESAVSFAHLEGEPVHGVFIRAPWVESVGAGVEVLAELPAADGAESRIVAVRQGNLLATSFHPELTGDHRVHAFFVRMAEQALEAARV from the coding sequence GTGTCGAGCAGCACTCCCGTCATCGGCGTCCTGGCCCTGCAGGGCGATGTCCGTGAGCACCTGATCGCGCTCGCCGAGGCGGACGCCCTGGCCCGTCCGGTCCGCCGGGCCGAGGAGCTGGCCGAGGTCGACGCCCTGGTGATACCCGGCGGCGAGTCCACCACGATGTCCAACCTGGCGCTGGCCTTCGGCCTGATGGAGCCGCTGCGCGCCCGGGTGGCGGCGGGGATGCCGGTCTACGGCTCCTGCGCGGGCATGATCATGCTGGCCGAGAAGATCCTGGACGGGCGCGAGGACCAGCAGAGCGTGGGCGGCATCGACATGACGGTGCGCCGCAACGCCTTCGGCCGGCAGAACGAGTCCTTCGAGTCCGCGGTCTCCTTCGCGCACCTGGAGGGCGAGCCGGTGCACGGCGTCTTCATCCGGGCCCCGTGGGTGGAGTCGGTGGGCGCCGGTGTCGAGGTGCTGGCCGAGCTGCCGGCGGCCGACGGCGCCGAGAGCCGGATCGTGGCGGTGCGCCAGGGCAACCTGCTGGCCACCTCCTTCCACCCCGAGCTGACGGGGGACCACCGGGTGCACGCGTTCTTCGTGCGGATGGCCGAGCAGGCGCTGGAAGCGGCGCGGGTCTGA
- the pdxS gene encoding pyridoxal 5'-phosphate synthase lyase subunit PdxS encodes MSTSTPASADQPQIGTARVKRGMAEQLKGGVIMDVVNAEQAKIAEDAGAVAVMALERVPADIRKDGGVARMSDPDMIDGIINAVSIPVMAKSRIGHFVEAQVLQALGVDYIDESEVLTPADEVNHSDKWAFTTPFVCGATNLGEALRRIAEGAAMIRSKGEAGTGNVVEAVRHMRQINADIRRLTTLDENELYVAAKNLQAPYELVKEVAQLGKLPVVLFSAGGVATPADAALMMQLGAEGVFVGSGIFKSGDPAKRAAAVVKATTFYDDPKVIADVSRGLGEAMVGINCDTLPETERYANRGW; translated from the coding sequence GTGTCCACCAGCACTCCCGCTTCCGCCGACCAGCCGCAGATCGGTACCGCCCGGGTCAAGCGCGGCATGGCCGAGCAGCTCAAGGGCGGTGTGATCATGGACGTGGTCAACGCCGAGCAGGCCAAGATCGCCGAGGATGCCGGTGCCGTCGCCGTCATGGCCCTGGAGCGGGTCCCGGCCGACATCCGCAAGGACGGCGGCGTGGCCCGGATGTCCGACCCGGACATGATCGACGGCATCATCAACGCGGTCTCCATCCCGGTCATGGCCAAGTCCCGCATCGGCCACTTCGTCGAGGCCCAGGTCCTGCAGGCGCTCGGTGTCGACTACATCGACGAGTCCGAGGTCCTCACCCCGGCCGACGAGGTCAACCACTCCGACAAGTGGGCCTTCACCACCCCCTTCGTCTGTGGCGCCACCAACCTCGGTGAGGCGCTGCGCCGCATCGCCGAGGGCGCGGCCATGATCCGCTCCAAGGGCGAGGCCGGCACCGGCAACGTCGTCGAGGCCGTGCGCCACATGCGCCAGATCAACGCCGACATCCGCCGCCTGACCACCCTGGACGAGAACGAGCTCTACGTCGCGGCCAAGAACCTGCAGGCCCCGTACGAGCTGGTCAAGGAGGTCGCGCAGCTCGGCAAGCTCCCCGTCGTGCTGTTCTCCGCCGGTGGTGTGGCCACCCCGGCCGACGCCGCGCTGATGATGCAGCTGGGCGCCGAGGGCGTCTTCGTCGGCTCCGGCATCTTCAAGTCCGGCGACCCGGCCAAGCGCGCCGCCGCCGTGGTGAAGGCCACCACCTTCTACGACGACCCGAAGGTGATCGCGGACGTCTCCCGCGGCCTGGGCGAGGCCATGGTCGGCATCAATTGCGACACCCTGCCCGAGACCGAGCGCTACGCCAACCGCGGCTGGTAG
- a CDS encoding glycosyltransferase family 4 protein, with translation MKIGIVCPYDWDVPGGVQFHIRDLAEQLIALGHKVSVLTPAEDESALPSYVVSAGRAVAVPYNGSVARLSFGILSATRVRRWLRDGEFDILHVHEPTAPSLSILAAWAATGPMVATFHTANPRSRVMVAASPILQPALEKISGRIAVSEYARRTLVEHLGGDAVVIPNGVDVSFFAEAGRDERWTGATIGFVGRMNEPRKGLPTLLAALPAILAAHPEVRLLVAGKGDEAEAAAGLAPEVRARVEFLGMISDVEKARLLRSVDLYVAPNTGGESFGIILVEAMAAGAAVLASDLDAFAQVLDGGRAGELFPVEDAEALAATAVRLLDDPARLAELRAAATEHVRRFDWSTVGADILSVYETVTDGMGSAPKVREDERSGWRERLGLTRD, from the coding sequence ATGAAGATCGGTATCGTCTGCCCGTACGACTGGGACGTCCCGGGCGGGGTGCAGTTCCACATCCGGGACCTGGCCGAGCAGCTGATCGCCCTGGGCCACAAGGTCTCTGTGCTGACCCCGGCCGAGGACGAGTCGGCGCTGCCGTCGTACGTGGTCTCGGCCGGGCGGGCGGTGGCCGTGCCCTACAACGGGTCGGTGGCGCGGCTCAGTTTCGGGATCCTGTCGGCCACCCGGGTGCGGCGCTGGCTGCGCGACGGGGAGTTCGACATCCTGCACGTGCACGAGCCGACCGCGCCGAGCCTGTCGATACTGGCCGCCTGGGCGGCCACCGGGCCGATGGTGGCCACCTTCCACACCGCCAACCCGCGCTCGCGGGTGATGGTGGCGGCCTCGCCGATCCTGCAGCCGGCGCTGGAGAAGATCAGCGGCCGGATCGCGGTGAGCGAGTACGCCCGCCGAACCCTGGTCGAGCACCTGGGCGGCGACGCGGTGGTGATCCCCAACGGCGTGGACGTCTCCTTCTTCGCCGAGGCGGGGCGGGACGAGCGCTGGACGGGCGCGACGATCGGCTTCGTCGGGCGGATGAACGAGCCGCGCAAGGGACTGCCGACCCTGCTCGCCGCGCTCCCGGCGATCCTGGCCGCCCACCCCGAGGTGCGCCTGCTGGTGGCGGGCAAGGGCGACGAGGCGGAGGCCGCGGCCGGCCTCGCGCCCGAGGTCCGGGCCCGGGTGGAGTTCCTGGGCATGATCAGCGACGTGGAGAAGGCGCGGCTGCTGCGCAGCGTCGACCTGTACGTGGCGCCCAACACCGGCGGGGAGAGCTTCGGGATCATCCTGGTGGAGGCGATGGCGGCGGGGGCGGCGGTGCTGGCCAGCGACCTGGACGCGTTCGCCCAGGTGCTGGACGGCGGTCGGGCCGGCGAGCTGTTCCCGGTGGAGGACGCCGAGGCGCTGGCGGCGACCGCGGTGCGGCTGCTGGACGATCCGGCGCGGCTGGCCGAGCTGCGGGCGGCCGCGACCGAGCACGTGCGGCGCTTCGACTGGTCGACGGTCGGCGCGGACATCCTCTCGGTGTACGAGACGGTGACCGACGGGATGGGCAGTGCGCCCAAGGTGCGCGAGGACGAACGCAGCGGCTGGCGCGAGCGGCTGGGGCTGACGCGGGACTAG
- a CDS encoding phosphatidylinositol mannoside acyltransferase, producing the protein MREKLVDSGYAAGWAVLKLLPEPVVRVLGDQLADFTWRRRGRGVSRLEANLARVRPTASPAELRELSRAGMRSYLRYWMESFRLPTWDDRKIADRMQVEGIEHLVTAMESGRGAVIALPHMANWDLAGAWVVRHLGFNFTTVAERLKPESLFDRFVAYREGLGMEVLALTGSDVSVIGTLARRLRAGKLVCLVGDRDLSAAGLPVEFFGETTRMPAGPAALAQRTGAALLPVTLWYDGPVMRARIHPPIEAPEGPDRQVAKAAMTQAMADLWAAGIAEHPQDWHMLQRFWVADLPSEGAARPQDAQQEQGTSAEPTTHA; encoded by the coding sequence ATGCGCGAGAAGCTGGTCGACTCCGGGTACGCCGCAGGCTGGGCGGTACTGAAGCTGCTGCCCGAGCCGGTGGTGCGGGTGCTGGGCGACCAGCTCGCCGACTTCACCTGGCGGCGGCGCGGGCGCGGGGTGAGCAGGCTGGAGGCGAACCTGGCCCGGGTACGGCCCACCGCCTCGCCGGCCGAGTTGCGCGAGCTCTCCCGGGCCGGGATGCGCTCGTACCTGCGGTACTGGATGGAGTCGTTCCGGCTGCCGACCTGGGACGACCGCAAGATCGCCGACCGGATGCAGGTCGAGGGCATCGAGCACCTGGTGACGGCGATGGAGTCGGGCCGGGGCGCGGTCATAGCGCTGCCGCACATGGCGAACTGGGACCTGGCGGGCGCCTGGGTGGTGCGGCACCTGGGATTCAACTTCACCACGGTGGCCGAGCGGCTCAAGCCGGAGTCGCTCTTCGACCGGTTCGTGGCCTACCGCGAGGGCCTGGGCATGGAGGTGCTGGCGCTGACCGGCAGCGACGTCTCGGTGATCGGCACGCTGGCCCGGCGGCTGCGCGCGGGCAAGCTGGTCTGCCTGGTGGGGGACCGGGACCTGTCGGCCGCCGGCCTGCCGGTGGAGTTCTTCGGTGAGACGACCCGGATGCCCGCGGGGCCGGCGGCGCTGGCCCAGCGGACCGGTGCGGCGCTGCTGCCGGTGACCCTCTGGTACGACGGGCCGGTGATGCGGGCCCGGATCCATCCGCCGATCGAGGCGCCGGAGGGGCCGGACCGGCAGGTGGCCAAGGCGGCGATGACGCAGGCGATGGCCGACCTGTGGGCGGCGGGGATCGCCGAGCACCCGCAGGACTGGCACATGCTGCAGCGGTTCTGGGTGGCGGATCTGCCGTCCGAGGGGGCTGCGCGGCCACAGGACGCGCAGCAGGAGCAGGGGACGTCGGCCGAGCCGACGACGCATGCCTAG
- the pgsA gene encoding phosphatidylinositol phosphate synthase: MLNKYARAFFTRVLTPFAALLLRWGVSPDAVTLVGTAGSVAGALVFFPRGEFFWGTITITLFIFSDLVDGNMARQAGTSNKWGAFLDSTLDRVADAAIFGGLALWYAGSGNNDLLCAMAVLCLASGQVVSYTKARAESLGLPCDVSGLVERAERLVITLVAAGVAGLHTFGVPYVEWLLPVALWVVGVGSLVTVLQRMLTVRREAFEAAALAARDTDGARKS, translated from the coding sequence ATGCTCAACAAATACGCGCGTGCCTTCTTCACACGTGTCCTGACCCCGTTCGCCGCCCTGCTGCTGCGCTGGGGGGTGAGTCCCGACGCGGTGACGCTGGTCGGTACGGCGGGTTCGGTGGCCGGTGCGCTGGTCTTCTTCCCGCGGGGCGAGTTCTTCTGGGGAACGATCACCATCACCCTGTTCATCTTCTCGGACCTGGTGGACGGGAACATGGCCCGCCAGGCGGGCACCTCCAACAAGTGGGGGGCGTTCCTGGACTCCACGCTGGACCGGGTGGCGGATGCGGCGATCTTCGGCGGCCTGGCGCTCTGGTACGCGGGCAGCGGGAACAACGACCTGCTCTGCGCGATGGCGGTGCTCTGCCTGGCGAGCGGCCAGGTGGTGTCGTACACGAAGGCGCGGGCCGAGAGCCTGGGCCTGCCCTGTGACGTCTCCGGGCTCGTCGAGCGGGCCGAGCGGCTGGTGATCACGCTGGTCGCGGCCGGAGTGGCGGGGCTGCACACCTTCGGGGTGCCGTACGTGGAGTGGCTGCTGCCGGTGGCGCTCTGGGTGGTGGGCGTGGGAAGTCTGGTCACGGTGCTGCAGCGGATGCTGACGGTGCGCCGGGAGGCCTTCGAGGCCGCGGCCCTGGCCGCGCGGGACACCGACGGCGCACGGAAGAGCTGA
- a CDS encoding thiol-disulfide oxidoreductase DCC family protein, which produces MVTEEALIRAPDPVLVFDGDCAFCTSCVRLAERYLRQTLASGGWTARPFQFADLAALGVSKERAQREVLWVTPPGEVFGGAQAVAKLLLRSGNAWAYLGAVLTLAPVRPLASGLYRVVARHRHRLPGGTAACALPRRA; this is translated from the coding sequence ATGGTTACTGAGGAAGCTCTGATCCGGGCCCCTGATCCGGTGCTGGTCTTCGACGGGGACTGCGCGTTCTGCACCTCCTGCGTCCGGCTGGCCGAGCGGTACCTGCGCCAGACGCTGGCCTCGGGGGGCTGGACGGCCCGGCCGTTCCAGTTCGCCGACCTCGCGGCGCTGGGGGTGAGCAAGGAGCGTGCACAGCGGGAGGTGCTCTGGGTGACGCCCCCGGGGGAGGTCTTCGGCGGGGCGCAGGCGGTGGCGAAGCTGCTGCTGCGGTCGGGGAACGCCTGGGCGTACCTGGGCGCGGTGTTGACGCTGGCGCCGGTGCGGCCGCTCGCGTCGGGCCTCTACCGGGTGGTGGCACGCCATCGGCACCGGCTGCCGGGTGGCACCGCGGCCTGTGCGCTGCCGCGCCGGGCGTAG